The DNA window TCCAGAAAGACCAGCAGCGGCGTAAACATGGCCATGGACGAAGTCAGCCCCGCCAGAAACAACAGCACAAACCAAATCGTGCCGAAGAACTGGCCCCCGTGCATCTGCTGGAAAATGCACGGCAGGGCAAAGAAACCGATGGCGAAGGTGCCGTCCGTATGTACGATTTCGCGCGCCTGCACCACGCCGAAGAACAGTACCGCCGCCGGAATCGCGATGGTGCCGCCGAGCACCACCTCGGCGAATTCGTTCGTGCTGCACGCGGCGAGGCCGCTCAGCGTAATGTCTTCTTTCTTCTTCAGGTAGCTTGCGTAGGTAGGCACCATGCCCAGACCCACCGAAAGCGTGAAAAAGATTTGCCCCGTCGCGGCGATCCACACGTTGGGCTTGAGCAGCACGCTCCAGTCCGTGACGCTCCAGATTTGGGCAAGCCCCTGGCCGATGTTTCTGTCTTCCATCGGGGGCAATGTGATTACCCGAATCGTCAGAATGACGCCCAGCACAAGCAGCAGCGGCATGCAGTATTTCGCGACAACCTCAATGCCGCGCGAGATGCCCCGCGCGAACACGATGATGTTGATGACAAACGTG is part of the Candidatus Hydrogenedentota bacterium genome and encodes:
- a CDS encoding sodium:calcium symporter yields the protein TFVINIIVFARGISRGIEVVAKYCMPLLLVLGVILTIRVITLPPMEDRNIGQGLAQIWSVTDWSVLLKPNVWIAATGQIFFTLSVGLGMVPTYASYLKKKEDITLSGLAACSTNEFAEVVLGGTIAIPAAVLFFGVVQAREIVHTDGTFAIGFFALPCIFQQMHGGQFFGTIWFVLLFLAGLTSSMAMFTPLLVFLEDELRIDKRVGVILIGFAVFLMMQPVILFNHFNVLDEIDYWMGTFCLVLFVAIESVVFAWLFGMDKGWEEMHLGADLQVPRVFYYVMKYITPTFAVGLVAWFAYDGLLDKLMMKGVKPEAVPYLWIGRVMILMMAAFIVWGVWYAWQTHPKFFDEVERDEDQTS